From the genome of Aspergillus chevalieri M1 DNA, chromosome 8, nearly complete sequence, one region includes:
- the SUP35 gene encoding translation termination factor GTPase eRF3 (BUSCO:EOG09261PUF;~COG:J;~EggNog:ENOG410PI1B;~InterPro:IPR027417,IPR000795,IPR003285,IPR004160, IPR004161,IPR009001,IPR009000;~PFAM:PF00009,PF03143,PF03144;~go_function: GO:0003747 - translation release factor activity [Evidence IEA];~go_function: GO:0003924 - GTPase activity [Evidence IEA];~go_function: GO:0005525 - GTP binding [Evidence IEA];~go_process: GO:0000288 - nuclear-transcribed mRNA catabolic process, deadenylation-dependent decay [Evidence IEA];~go_process: GO:0006415 - translational termination [Evidence IEA]) has product MADQTPDSWEEELSRQTEGVNLNNRAQAPAFHPAAATFQPGAASFVPGAPAFVPGQAYQGYGGGYPQYAQYGQYGGYPQQMYGQYGAGVYAQQPGAFSQGFNQQQQQFQQQPPQPQQPQQPRQAAAPSSPKPSNAAPPKAKVLSIGGASSSSSASAPKTKVLSIGTPDASSQPSASKDAEKSKGDTKGPAAADAAAKVMSSKAVDKTEKKAESKAAASGKSSPTPSSGRSSPSRGESAKAARDAARDANAVALEQQADVDDATLKEIYGQKKEHVNIVFIGHVDAGKSTLGGSILYVTGMVDERTLDKYKRDAKEAGRETWYLSWALDLNPEERAKGKTVEVGRAHFKLDIPSPEGTIERDFSILDAPGHKAYVHHMIGGASQADVGVLVISARKGEYETGFEKGGQTREHALLARNTGVKKLVVAVNKMDDPSVEWSKARFDECTVKVSKFLEALGYKKDDLTFMPISAQRTLGIKERVPKELVPWYDGPSLLEYLGNMKMPERKINAPFMMPISAKYRDMGTVVEGRIESGVIKKNGNCIMMPNRTKVEIAALYGETEDEISTATCGDQVRMRLRGVEEDDILPGFVLCSPKRPVHTVAAFEAKVRILELKSILTAGYNCVMHVHSAVEEVTIAQLLHKCEPGTGRKSKRPPPFASKGQTIIARIEVTSTAGAVCAERFEDYNQMGRFTLRDQGQTVAIGMITKLITNEDK; this is encoded by the exons ATGGCGGACCAAACTCCTGATTCCTGGGAGGAGGAACTCTCCAGACAGACGGAGGGCGTTAACTTGAACAACCGGGCTCAAGCACCTGCCTTCCaccctgctgctgccaccTTCCAGCCCGGTGCGGCCTCTTTCGTTCCTGGTGCTCCCGCTTTTGTGCCCGGTCAAGCCTATCAGGGCTATGGCGGCGGCTACCCGCAGTACGCTCAGTATGGCCAGTACGGTGGTTACCCGCAGCAGATGTATGGTCAATATGGGGCAGGAGTATACGCTCAGCAACCCGGTGCATTTAGCCAAGGCTtcaaccagcagcagcagcagttcCAGCAGCAGCCCCCGCAACCCCAGCAACCCCAGCAACCCCGTCAAGCCGCTGCCCCATCTTCGCCGAAACCCTCCAACGCCGCTCCCCCCAAGGCTAAGGTTCTTTCTATTGGCGGTGccagctcctcctcttccgcaTCCGCTCCTAAGACTAAGGTCCTTTCGATCGGAACTCCGGACGCGTCCTCCCAACCGAGCGCTTCGAAGGACGCCGAAAAGTCCAAGGGCGACACCAAGGGCCCTGCGGCTGCGGATGCTGCAGCTAAGGTGATGTCTAGCAAGGCTGTTGACAAGAcggagaagaaggcggaATCCAAGGCCGCTGCCAGCGGCAAGTCGTCTCCTACCCCTTCATCCGGTCGCTCAAGCCCTAGCCGTGGAGAGTCTGCCAAGGCTGCACGAGACGCTGCACGGGATGCCAATGCCGTTGCTCTGGAACAACAAGCAGATGTGGATGATGCGACGCTGAAGGAAATCTACGGTCAAAAGAAGGAGCACGTCAATATTGTTTTCATCGGACACGTCGATGCCGGAAAGTCCACCCTGGGAGGTTCCATCCTGTATGTCACTGGAATGGTCGACGAGCGGACTTTGGATAAGTACAAGAGGGATGCTAAGGAGGCTGGACGTGAAACCTGGTACCTCTCCTGGGCTCTGGACTTGAACCCCGAGGAACGAGCCAAGGGTAAGACTGTTGAGGTTGGCCGTGCTCACTTCAAGCTCGACATTCCGTCGCCCGAGGGTACCATCGAGCGTGATTTCTCTATCCTTGATGCTCCCGGTCACAAGGCTTATGTTCACCACATGATCGGTGGCGCTTCGCAGGCTGATGTCGGTGTCCTGGTTATCTCCGCCCGTAAGGGTGAATATGAGACTGGTTTCGAAAAGGGAGGTCAGACTCGGGAGCACGCGCTGCTTGCCAGAAACACAGGCGTCAAGAAGCTTGTTGTCGCCGTCAACAAGATGGATGATCCCAGTGTCGAGTGGAGTAAGGCTCGTTTCGACGAATGTACCGTCAAGGTCTCGAAATTCTTGGAAGCGCTTGGTTACAAGAAGGACGATCTTACTTTCATGCCTATTTCTGCACAGCGTACTTTGGGAATTAAGGAACGTGTGCCTAAGGAGCTCGTTCCCTGGTACGATGGTCCTTCGCTCCTTGAATACCTCGGCAACATGAAGATGCCGGAACGGAAGATCAACGCTCCATTCATGATGCCCATCAGCGCCAAGTACCGTGACATGGGTACCGTGGTTGAGGGTCGCATTGAATCGGGTGTTATTAAGAAGAACGGCAACTGTATCATGATGCCCAACCGCACCAAGGTTGAGATCGCCGCCCTCTACGGTGAAACTGAGGATGAGATCTCGACAGCCACTTGTGGTGACCAGGTCCGTATGCGTCTGCGCGGTGTGGAAGAAGATGATATTCTGCCTGGTTTCGTTCTCTGTTCTCCAAAACGTCCTGTGCACACCGTTGCTGCATTCGAGGCCAAGGTCAGAATTCTCGAGCTCAAGAGCATTCTCACTGCTGGTTACAACTGTGTTATGCACGTTCACTCTGCTGTTGAGGAGGTTACCATTGCGCAGCTCCTGCACAAGTGTGAACCTGGTACCGGCCGGAAGAGCAAGCGCCCACCGCCGTTCGCCAGCAAGGGCCAGACCATCATTGCTCGCATCGAAGTGACCAGCACTGCCGGTGCTGTCTGTGCCGAACGATTCGAGGACTACAACCAAATGGGACGGTTTACCCTCCGTGACCAG GGACAAACCGTTGCAATTGGTATGATTACCAAGCTCATCACTAATGAGGACAAATAA
- a CDS encoding pre-rRNA-processing TSR2 family protein (BUSCO:EOG09264ZDJ;~COG:S;~EggNog:ENOG410PNFD;~InterPro:IPR019398;~PFAM:PF10273), with product MATQQPQPTQPATSYLDLGITLAIHAWPALSLAVQSLWGGPTSSDKRDWLCGAISDMLTERPETDAEDLEDVLIQVMNDEFDVVVDDESAGPVAAKIMEVKTQVQRGDVAGIQEMWENWQRKSQQKGNMTAGFKRGEDEDQDTDDEVDEEDGGDVDMGEAPALVRVPKEKVQREVDEDGFTKVVGKKR from the coding sequence ATGGCCACCCAACAGCCGCAACCCACCCAGCCCGCAACCTCCTACCTCGACCTCGGCATAACCCTCGCAATCCATGCCTGGCCCGCCCTCTCCCTCGCCGTCCAATCCCTCTGGGGCGGTCCCACCTCCTCCGACAAGCGCGACTGGCTCTGCGGCGCAATTTCCGACATGCTCACCGAGCGCCCCGAGACAGACGCCGAGGACCTCGAGGATGTATTGATTCAAGTGATGAACGACGAATTCGACGTGGTTGTTGACGATGAGAGCGCGGGGCCTGTTGCGGCAAAGATCATGGAGGTGAAGACGCAGGTGCAGAGGGGGGATGTAGCGGGTATTCAGGAGATGTGGGAGAATTGGCAGAGGAAGAGTCAGCAGAAGGGGAATATGACGGCGGGGTTTAAGAGGggggaggatgaggatcAGGATACGGATGACGaggtggatgaggaggatggtgGGGATGTTGACATGGGTGAGGCGCCTGCGTTGGTTAGGGTTCCTAAGGAGAAGGTTCAGCGCGaggttgatgaggatgggttTACAAAGGTTGTTGGGAAGAAAAGGTGA
- the SSN2 gene encoding uncharacterized protein (COG:K;~EggNog:ENOG410PGJE;~InterPro:IPR021643,IPR009401,IPR041285;~PFAM:PF06333;~go_component: GO:0016592 - mediator complex [Evidence IEA];~go_function: GO:0003712 - transcription coregulator activity [Evidence IEA];~go_process: GO:0006357 - regulation of transcription by RNA polymerase II [Evidence IEA]) — translation MDFPGGNITNVHVIDGFSSIHWRIYTEEPGITNHPSETPTNGHTILKHLSRLKDLELRLRNLGCLVSCYPRRLGLWIFSPNSNFDSLAPLSQSDDGLNRLQVGSLTLKVSASGSVSSRELVRTLSTEPQAPNVNTAGSQRSQNVPNPPRRIEGYGTSAAIYASFISAVTGAISLQLIRRHGAIPLGSRTLFTAVEKDGYETRIANDSPIATPSLSTLHIQLTSGGKLTVALQTIAQHGMSRLQSPKNDPDEPRDVQPGLDIWLSPSGTVARLVSFSASTQDSISPNASGSNGTSGLAAAKRTQWKQSVLEWLGNFGLPVDSHEEKLWIEVEVWEPFYSRLAGEIFRQSEEGPTAFPLKRILWPARYCFRRTKSIALDASYGKEDSCHLADSPLGLAEEWHVTRNFVHEEANSIAPSGGFQNQPMRDPESSPSKAEFPEPMESLSRIAQYPDLQATSLVYPTPPDGATAISSDVFADQPDPPLPQSQLGDQQKPMQASFKEQSDPDIPIGFGPSAGLTVGSGLYDTNGDDDLFGEMNDRDFGTRGITDADFSFFDDPGFEDMGGAPATDHIQSSPNIAETNLEEYNEQPSSDVPLPDIHVPTTAEETNAPQTDVAEQEAEIPSTKQRTPKAHMSPPREENSQPISPPLSPVEIKKILFPGPDDGDQSTIKQERKQSHFTPVSFKQNVGDWNQKYGAEGRFWFSAPWTSTAMEPVNPPSDIPTIGLPRRSGKAAVKFDNAAKVTDEQDILPGGAKGSLHSTSDSSSVSSEDVDSEEVLSEREPSPVNLTRKRKRAQSNTSGSVAQALEHPLIENPQLVSANKAENSTFLGNLLSTFSDWSLLGYFSVSQNQHPPTISQKEEQIQVAQLLVDQITQSSLDHVFDGKVGLSGLDNEMYPLRNVLEDTMFTDEVDRLDLKGYASLQHGSPSLPTSDGLTPRQVPQRKDAAKGVISKLLPPHLRIRRGKDYLEALPPAVSFWETFDLEPAHGPKDISAYCIHPRATADAADAFLERLGLLYSACNLGNHVRGDMCFERGLGSWNTELSGSSHYRSTVQSLRDLCKELGDALSGSQSRTENFVVYVINPFTHAAALADICAAFWQLFQKYIMGTDKQQVGKLNELVLQIIPISFVMSPESIVVPSQSDYLSLALEVYSRCPPKDSESNLVHCAPPVLLTGPTPKAINFKLVPERLSPLQDGKSLHIACSRSLDQRWITVAWSDNTGALQRMMSYCLRYRDSGTARGISDVRNEIWGTTQTIMDRIQARWKIIIVNTEPVDQDELDSKYSHFPWGLPCVTNYSIAWKNLAEQHNKSKSIPLELMILHVNATTDFSLEPPSQLIPTSVFNAQASSTPVATPGPSAASPDQYGNATTPTSGGNAPMSAATPDVQPESELDFFLTDIRDESWSVILSHRLNSSPHLTEYRPALASGYLLRRKGPTDGDGVFATNVNLIYAQRPTSSHEALLKEVLGMYHDLAILARAKGTRCVQQNTLPWHIATAVRAQELLSYVF, via the exons ATGGACTTTCCCGGCGGGAATATCACAAATGTACATGTTATT GACGGATTCTCCAGCATACACTGGCGTATATACACGGAAGAGCCGGGTATCACGAATCACCCCTCGGAGACTCCAACGAACGGCCATACTATCCTCAAGCATCTCAGTCGCCTCAAGGATCTTGAACTTCGACTGCGGAATCTGGGATGTCTAGTATCATGCTATCCACGACGCCTTGGCTTATGGATCTTTTCTCCGAattcgaactttgatagcctGGCCCCCCTGAGCCAGAGTGATGATGGGTTAAACCGACTTCAAGTTGGTTCGCTTACGTTGAAAG TTTCCGCTTCGGGGAGTGTTTCGTCCAGGGAGCTGGTAAGGACTCTTTCAACAGAACCCCAGGCCCCAAACGTGAACACAGCGGGATCGCAAAGGTCGCAGAATGTGCCTAATCCACCTAGGAGGATAGAAGGATACGGCACGTCAGCAGCCATCTATGCATCATTCATCTCCGCGGTCACTGGTGCAATAAGCCTCCAGTTAATTCGGCGTCACGGCGCAATACCCCTTGGGTCACGCACTCTTTTCACTGCCGTTGAGAAAGATGGCTACGAAACCCGAATAGCTAACGATAGTCCCATTGCGACCCCTTCTCTGAGTACTCTGCACATTCAGTTGACATCTGGTGGAAAATTAACTGTCGCCTTACAAACAATAGCCCAACATGGCATGTCACGACTTCAAAGCCCAAAAAACGACCCTGATGAACCCCGAGATGTCCAGCCAGGACTTGATATTTGGCTCTCTCCTAGTGGAACAGTTGCCAGGTTGGTCTCATTTAGTGCAAGCACGCAGGATAGCATCTCTCCAAATGCCTCTGGAAGTAATGGCACTTCAGGTCTGGCAGCCGCGAAACGCACACAGTGGAAGCAGAGTGTACTTGAGTGGCTCGGCAATTTTGGCCTTCCGGTTGATTCACATGAAGAAAAACTGtggattgaagttgaagtcTGGGAACCATTTTACTCTCGGTTGGCTGGAGAAATATTCCGACAAAGTGAAGAAGGGCCAACCGCTTTTCCATTGAAGCGTATTCTCTGGCCAGCTAGATACTGCTTCAGAAGGACTAAATCAATAGCACTGGATGCATCCTATGGGAAAGAAGATTCTTGTCACCTGGCGGATAGCCCGTTGGGGCTCGCAGAGGAATGGCACGTAACACGAAACTTCGTGCATGAGGAAGCTAACTCTATAGCtccatctgggggctttcAAAACCAACCTATGAGGGATCCCGAAAGCTCACCATCCAAAGCAGAATTCCCTGAGCCAATGGAAAGCCTTTCCCGGATTGCACAGTATCCCGATCTTCAAGCAACGAGCCTTGTATATCCGACTCCGCCGGACGGGGCTACGGCGATTTCGTCAGATGTGTTCGCTGATCAACCAGACCCACCATTGCCTCAATCTCAACTTGGTGATCAACAAAAACCAATGCAAGCATCGTTCAAAGAGCAATCTGATCCCGATATCCCTATTGGTTTTGGGCCATCCGCAGGGCTCACGGTCGGGTCTGGGTTATACGACACGAACGGAGATGATGACCTCTTTGGGGAAATGAACGATCGAGATTTCGGGACTCGAGGCATAACAGATGCCGACTTTAGCTTCTTTGATGATCCGGGTTTTGAAGATATGGGAGGCGCACCTGCTACTGATCATATTCAGAGCTCTCCCAATATTGCGGAAACTAACTTGGAGGAATACAATGAACAGCCGAGCTCTGACGTTCCCCTTCCAGATATCCATGTGCCAACAACTGCTGAAGAAACGAATGCGCCTCAAACTGATGTTGCAGAACAGGAGGCAGAGATTCCCTCAACAAAACAGAGAACTCCAAAGGCTCATATGTCGCCGCCTCGGGAAGAAAACAGTCAACCAATCAGTCCTCCTCTCAGCCCCGTTGAAATAAAGAAGATTCTCTTTCCAGGACCAGACGATGGGGATCAGTCAACTATCAagcaagaaagaaagcaGAGTCATTTTACCCCTGTTTCTTTCAAGCAGAACGTAGGCGACTGGAACCAAAAGTATGGAGCGGAAGGTAGATTCTGGTTCTCAGCTCCATGGACGAGCACTGCTATGGAGCCTGTTAATCCTCCAAGCGATATCCCGACCATTGGACTTCCTCGCCGCAGTGGCAAGGCTGCGGTAAAATTTGATAACGCGGCGAAGGTTACGGATGAACAGGATATTTTACCAGGCGGTGCAAAGGGGAGCTTACATTCTACTTCAGATTCAAGCAGCGTCTCCAGTGAGGATGTTGACAGCGAAGAAGTCCTGTCAGAGAGGGAACCATCTCCTGTCAACCTGACACGCAAAAGGAAACGCGCTCAATCGAACACCAGCGGCTCAGTAGCACAAGCTCTGGAGCACCCTTTGATTGAGAATCCTCAATTGGTCTCCGCTAACAAGGCCGAAAATTCGACATTTCTGGGGAATCTTCTCTCGACATTTTCCGACTGGTCCTTATTGGGGTATTTTTCCGTCTCGCAAAATCAGCATCCACCTACgatctcccagaaggaagaacAGATACAGGTCGCTCAGTTGCTAGTTGACCAAATTACACAGTCATCACTTGATCATGTATTTGATGGGAAAGTCGGTCTTTCCGGGTTGGACAACGAGATGTATCCACTCCGCAACGTCCTCGAGGATACGATGTTCACTGATGAAGTTGACCGGCTAGACCTAAAAGGTTATGCATCACTACAACATGGCTCACCTTCACTGCCGACATCAGATGGCCTTACACCCCGCCAAGTACCTCAGCGAAAAGATGCTGCAAAGGGAGTAATATCAAAATTATTACCGCCGCACCTGCGCATCCGCCGTGGAAAAGACTATCTAGAAGCTCTACCACCCGCAGTTTCCTTCTGGGAAACGTTTGACTTGGAACCTGCCCACGGGCCAAAGGACATATCGGCATACTGCATCCATCCTCGGGCTACGGCAGACGCGGCAGATGCGTTTCTGGAACGACTAGGATTACTTTACTCGGCCTGTAACCTTGGTAACCATGTCCGAGGGGACATGTGCTTTGAACGTGGATTGGGTTCATGGAACACGGAGCTGTCTGGGTCATCCCACTATCGTTCTACGGTGCAGTCTTTGAGGGATCTGTGCAAGGAACTCG GCGATGCCCTTTCTGGCAGTCAGTCAAGGACTGAGAACTTCGTCGTCTACGTAATCAATCCGTTCACGCATGCCGCAGCATTGGCCGATATCTGCGCTGCTTTCTGGCAATTATTTCAGAAATACATCATGGGTACCGATAAACAGCAGGTCGGGAAACTCAACGAGCTTGTACTACAGATCATCCCTATCAGCTTCGTCATGTCTCCAGAATCGATAGTTGTCCCGTCGCAGTCAGACTATTTGAGCCTAGCTCTGGAAGTATATAGTCGGTGTCCACCAAAAGATTCGGAATCAAATCTCGTCCATTGTGCCCCACCTGTGCTTCTCACAGGGCCCACGCCGAAGGCTATCAATTTCAAGCTTGTCCCCGAGAGATTGTCACCACTGCAGGATGGGAAGAGTCTCCATATTGCCTGCTCACGGAGTCTTGATCAACGCTGGATCACTGTGGCATGGTCCGATAACACAGGGGCTCTTCAGCGAATGATGTCTTACTGCCTGCGCTACCGAGATTCGGGTACCGCTCGAGGAATCTCCGACGTGCGCAACGAAATATGGGGGACAACGCAAACTATCATGGACAGAATACAGGCAAGGTGGAAGATTATCATCGTGAACACTGAACCTGTGGACCAGGACGAGCTTGACAGTAAGTATTCCCATTTTCCTTGGGGCCTTCCTTGCGTTACTAACTACTCTATAGCCTGGAAGAATTTGGCTGAGCAGCATAACAAGTCAAAGTCAATTCCATTGGAATTGATGATATTGCATGTCAACGCGACTACCGACTTTTCTCTCGAACCTCCTTCCCAACTAATACCCACGAGCGTGTTCAATGCGCAAGCTTCATCAACGCCTGTCGCCACACCCGGTCCCAGTGCGGCATCACCAGACCAGTATGGAAATGCAACAACGCCAACTAGCGGCGGTAATGCACCTATGTCAGCCGCTACGCCCGATGTCCAACCAGAATCAGAATTAGATTTCTTCCTCACCGACATCCGTGATGAATCATGGAGTGTTATTCTGTCGCATCGTCTGAACAGCTCCCCGCATCTGACAGAATACCGTCCCGCACTAGCCAGCGGATATCTACTTCGTCGAAAAGGACCTACCGATGGTGATGGGGTTTTCGCAACAAATGTGAACTTAATTTATGCCCAGCGCCCGACTTCATCACATGAAGCCCTCCTTAAAGAAGTCCTTGGGATGTACCACGATCTGGCAATACTTGCGCGGGCCAAAGGCACACGATGCGTGCAACAGAATACACTACCTTGGCATATTGCCACTGCTGTTAGGGCGCAGGAGCTTTTGAGTTATGTTTTTTGA
- a CDS encoding WD repeat NOL10/ENP2 family protein (BUSCO:EOG09260AEC;~COG:S;~EggNog:ENOG410PHMY;~InterPro:IPR036322,IPR040382,IPR012580;~PFAM:PF08159;~go_component: GO:0005634 - nucleus [Evidence IEA];~go_function: GO:0005515 - protein binding [Evidence IEA]) — MKLSNQSEVPVYTISGSNTARPLPEWLARRRKRSLKNDLEYANRVELLQDFEFEEASQCVRVSEDGEWVMSTGTYKPQIHTHYLPQLSLSWARHTVALNTTFILLSSDYSKSLHLQSDRSLEFHTPSGCHHTMRLPRYGRDLAYDRHSTEALVPSVGVNPDGMGEVFRLNLELGRYMRSYEVDVGGDDFTSAGAGALQGGINTGAVNTAAIAEESHNLLAFGTTLGTVELWDPRAKGRAGILVPPTQFAPDEARNEITALEFHRSGLTLATGASNGLMHLYDLRSPVPILKKDQGYGFPIHTLKFLQPSTATREQTMDPKIMSADKKIIKIWDPRDGSPWTSVEPAVDINSVAWCKDSGMLLTANEGRQQHSFFIPQLGPAPKWCSFLDNLVEEMAEDPNDPNAFSTGQTGAVYDNFKFLTVPQLRTLNLDHLIGRTNLLRPYMHGYFVGQQLYDEARLITNPYIWEEERAKRVKDKIDKERESRIRGKKKANVKVNKKLAEKLMHVEEKNERKKAQRVLERGGDDEMVDASASAPTPAAAATSDAAPGKSLLADSRFSKLFEDEDFAIDEHSHEFRMLNPSTVPEPAPRKERGLTAVEQEDADDVPGSSSDGSSSEEESYAPKKEPSSGKISTSSYKRNNKSRHPRMQVSSSTNVSSGRDRSFGSRAQNMQTKSKPSRRTTVVGEQEVSFMPQGKQRQKNNAAPESSGGDKSFNFRSKERRSASGNTFRKM, encoded by the exons ATGAAGCTGTCAAATCAATCGGAGGTCCCGGTATATACCATTTCTGGGTCGAATACTGCGCGACCGCTTCCTGAATGGCTTGCAAGACGGCGAAAGCGCAGTCTTAAAAATGACCTGGAGTATGCGAATCGTGTCGAATTGCTCCAAGATTTCGAGTTCGAGGAAGCTAGCCAATGTGTTCGCGTTTCTGAAGATGGGGAATGGGTTATGAGCACAG GAACCTACAAGCCCCAGATCCATACTCATTACCTACCTCAATTATCGCTTTCATGGGCCCGTCACACAGTAGCCCTTAACACGACATTTATACTCTTGTCCTCCGATTATTCAAAGTCGCTTCATTTGCAATCCGATCGGTCACTCGAGTTCCACACGCCGTCCGGATGCCATCATACGATGCGACTCCCGAGATATGGTCGCGACCTGGCATACGATAGACACTCTACTGAAGCTTTGGTTCCATCCGTGGGTGTAAACCCAGATGGCATGGGAGAGGTCTTTCGATTGAACCTGGAACTGGGCCGATATATGCGGAGTTACGAAGTAGACGTTGGTGGCGATGACTTTACATCTGCTGGTGCAGGAGCTTTGCAAGGTGGTATCAACACCGGTGCAGTTAACACAGCAGCGATCGCAGAGGAAAGCCACAATCTTTTGGCTTTCGGTACCACACTAGGCACGGTGGAATTATGGGACCCAAGAGCGAAAGGCAGAGCCGGAATCTTAGTGCCACCCACGCAGTTCGCGCCCGACGAAGCGAGAAACGAGATCACCGCTCTGGAGTTCCATCGGTCAGGATTAACGCTGGCGACCGGTGCCTCTAATGGCCTTATGCACCTCTACGATCTTCGATCGCCCGTCCCTATACTCAAGAAAGACCAAGGCTACGGTTTCCCTATCCACACTCTGAAGTTCCTCCAGCCCTCTACTGCTACGCGCGAGCAGACTATGGACCCTAAGATTATGTCCGCCGATAAGAAGATCATCAAGATCTGGGACCCACGAGATGGCAGTCCTTGGACTTCGGTTGAGCCAGCTGTGGACATCAACTCCGTTGCATGGTGTAAGGACAGCGGAATGCTCTTGACTGCTAATGAGGGAAGACAACAGCActcattcttcattccccAACTTGGACCTGCTCCCAAGTGGTGCTCGTTCTTGGACAACCTTGTCGAAGAAATGGCAGAGGACCCCAACGACCCCAACGCCTTCTCTACCGGCCAGACCGGCGCTGTTTACGACAACTTCAAGTTCTTGACGGTTCCTCAACTGCGTACTCTTAACTTGGACCACTTGATCGGACGCACGAATCTCCTGCGACCTTACATGCACGGTTACTTCGTGGGCCAGCAATTGTACGACGAAGCCCGGTTGATCACCAACCCGTATATCTGGGAGGAAGAGCGCGCGAAGAGAGTCAAGGACAAAATCGACAAGGAGCGCGAGAGCCGTATCAgaggcaagaagaaggccaacGTCAAGGTCAACAAGAAACTGGCAGAGAAGCTCATGCAcgtggaagaaaagaacgagCGCAAGAAGGCACAGCGCGTGCTGGAACGCGGAGGAGACGATGAAATGGTGGACGCCTCTGCCTCTGCTCCCACGCCCGCTGCCGCTGCTACTTCCGATGCCGCCCCTGGCAAGAGTCTGTTGGCAGACAGCCGTTTCTCGAAACTGTTCGAGGACGAAGACTTCGCTATCGACGAGCACTCGCATGAATTCAGAATGCTCAACCCTAGCACTGTCCCCGAACCCGCCCCAAGAAAGGAACGCGGTCTCACCGCAGTCGAACAAGAAGACGCCGACGACGTCCCCGGTTCCAGCTCCGACGGATCCAGCTCCGAAGAAGAAAGCTACGCGCCCAAGAAAGAACCTTCCTCCGGCAAGATCTCTACATCCTCATACAAACGCAACAACAAGTCCCGCCACCCACGGATGCAGGTCTCCTCTTCTACGAATGTCAGCTCTGGCCGTGATCGCTCTTTCGGCTCCAGGGCACAGAACATGCAAACCAAGTCGAAGCCTTCACGTCGTACTACCGTGGTTGGAGAACAGGAGGTCTCGTTCATGCCTCAAGGGAAACAAAGGCAGAAGAACAACGCTGCTCCTGAGAGTTCCGGGGGCGACAAGAGCTTCAACTTCCGCTCGAAGGAGCGTCGGAGCGCTTCTGGAAACACTTTCCGGAAGATGTGA